From a single Parambassis ranga chromosome 2, fParRan2.1, whole genome shotgun sequence genomic region:
- the bco1l gene encoding beta,beta-carotene 15,15'-dioxygenase — protein sequence MQAIIAKNGTETPEPVTAEVQGAVPSWLQGTLLRNGPGLFSVGSSQYNHWFDGMSLIHSFTFSKGEVTYRSKFLKSDTYKRNIKADRIIVSEFGTMIYPDPCKNIFARACTHLSNVIPDFTDNNLINIIRYGEDYYASSEVNYINKIDPHTLETEGRTNYRNHIALNLATAHPHYDGEGNTYNMGTAIMSFGRPKYVIFKVPGGASDKGHNKPALRKLQQVCSIPFRSTLFPSYFHSFGMTENFIVFVEQPLKLDMVKLATAYFRGVTWGSCLKFDKDDITLFHVINRVTGKATSIRFYGDALVVFHHINAYEEDGHVVFDLISYKDSNLYDMFFIQNMKQETGSFIKSNKTFSPPVCQRFVLPINVHKESPRGSNLVTLTDTAARAVMQEDGSVHCQPETLFEGLELPGINYNFNTKKYRYFYGSRVEWSPHPNKLAKIDIVTRTHMVWHQENCYPSEPVFVASPGAVEEDDGVILSSVISPDPSISPFLLILNAKTFEEIARASIPAPVHMDLHGLFIPAD from the exons ATGCAGGCCATCATCGCGAAGAACGGCACCGAGACCCCGGAGCCGGTGACGGCCGAGGTGCAGG GGGCCGTCCCCTCCTGGCTGCAGGGCACCCTGCTCCGGAACGGGCCGGGCCTGTTCTCGGTGGGCAGCTCCCAGTACAACCACTGGTTTGACGGCATGTCGCTCAtccacagcttcaccttcagcAAAG GAGAGGTGACTTACAGAAGCAAGTTTCTGAAGAGCGACACCTACAAGAGGAACATCAAGGCCGACAGGATCATCGTCTCCGAGTTTGGAACCATGATCTACCCGGATCCCTGCAAGAACATCTTCGCCAG GGCCTGCACGCACCTCTCCAACGTCATCCCAGACTTCACTGACAACAACCTGATCAACATCATTCGTTACGGCGAGGACTACTACGCATCCTCCGAGGTCAACTACATCAACAAGATCGACCCTCACACGCTGGAGACGGAGGGCAGG ACAAACTACAGAAACCACATCGCTCTGAACTTAGCCACGGCTCACCCGCACTATGACGGCGAGGGGAACACCTACAACATGGGCACCGCCATCATGAGCTTCGGCCGGCCTAAATACGTCATCTTTAAAGTCCCAGGGGGCGCCTCAG ATAAAGGACACAACAAGCCGGCGctcaggaagctgcagcaggtctgttCCATTCCCTTCCGGTCCACGCTGTTCCCGAGCTACTTCCACAGCTTCGGCATGACCGAGAACTTCATCGTGTTCGTGGAGCAGCCCTTGAAGCTGGACATGGTGAAACTGGCCACCGCCTACTTCAGAGGCGTCACCTGGGGAAGCTGCCTCAAGTTTGACAAAGACGACATT ACACTGTTTCACGTCATCAATAGAGTAACAGGAAAGGCCACCTCCATCCGTTTCTACGGCGACGCCCTGGTGGTTTTCCACCACATCAACGCCTACGAGGAGGACGGACACGTGGTGTTCGACCTGATCAGCTACAAGGACAGCAACCTGTACGACATGTTCTTCATCCAGAACATGAAGCAGGAAACCGGCAGCTTCATCAAGAGCAACAAGACCTTCTCCCCGCCCGTCTGCCAGAGGTTCGTCCTGCCTATCAACGTCCACAAG GAGTCTCCCCGAGGATCAAACCTGGTGACTCTGACGGACACGGCGGCCCGGGCGGTGATGCAGGAGGACGGATCCGTCCACTGCCAGCCTGAGACTCTGTTTGAAG GTCTGGAGCTGCCAGGGATCAACTACAACTTCAACACTAAAAAGTACAGGTACTTCTACGGGTCCAGGGTGGAGTGGTCTCCTCACCCCAACAAG CTCGCCAAGATCGACATCGTCACCAGGACCCACATGGTGTGGCACCAGGAGAACTGCTACCCCTCAGAGCCGGTCTTCGTGGCGTCTCCAGGAGCCGTGGAGGAAGACGATG GAGTCATCCTGTCCTCCGTGATCTCCCCGGATCCCAGCATTTCTCCCTTCCTGCTCATCCTCAACGCCAAAACCTTCGAGGAGATCGCCCGCGCCTCCATCCCCGCCCCCGTCCACATGGACCTGCACGGCCTGTTCATCCCCGCCGACTGA
- the LOC114431969 gene encoding kalirin-like — MNPADGGGEAGPDGLATAGPGKAECVRAVDVLTVLREKVAFVSGGRDKRGGPILTFPARTNHDRIKQEDLSRLVTYLSTIPSEDVRARGFTVVVDMRGSKWDSVKPVLRTLQESFSAHIHTALLIKPDTFWQKHKTNLGSAKLSFETSLVSVEGLSRLVDPSQLTADLGGSLEYDHVEWTELRLGLEEFSGAATQLLAQLEQLEAGLNRTPEPQDVDEARRLLEEHARLRNTIATAPVDALDREGRSLLQRMRLGPTHSDASNEGGGGSHGSWLSGGADFQSVAPKVSSLLDRLQAARGHLLQSWSDKKLHLDQALQLHLFEQDATKMSEWIAHSKELFMQSLAEVGQNHQHAVDLQTQHQHFTANCMNGSVNVDSVVTVAARLAEAGHYGAERIALVSSRLQEDWKSLTTALEERSNTLAMATGFHQGAEQFLLRVQGWVQLCSEGALPSATAELEAAIKKHQELNEEISANYTQVSESGKALLEVLQRCPATESEESATKPDFTTATHCIMGVLHQVMQGHHEVEGAWQHRKLRLHQRLQLCVFQQDVKQVLDWVEQHGEVFLNKHTGVGKSLHRARALQKRHDDFQQVAQNTYTNAEKLLEAADQLAQSGECEEEEIYQAARDLELRMQAFIQRVEQRKLLLDLAVSFYTHTKELSAWMEGLQKQLSSDLLVCPDTVEALQTLISQQQQQQANTQEAAMSVIREGEDLILQLRPQGSSVGHVESVLQQLEESHVQLEELFHQRKIRLDVYLQLRILQQCTLEVTGEMDAWKQDLQKQTQDFSTEKLASPRLADTNQDKLSQEKLTLGQSRLVEANPEALTLAQQRIHRHMERRLAMNNMIYEVIQQGHDLQQYITEVQASGIELSEVEGGLSSQVEELQRLLQDKQKELQQIADHTHTHLEQNLQLRHLQSQVKQVLGWISEGEVMLSSCMLNSSCLSEAEQLQREHERLQQAIEALLHADSLQRTHQVALALQQRAELLVRSGHYDPDAVRSCAQTVALHWQTLMLRIEDRLKLVNASAAFYRTSQQVCGVLESLEQEYRREEDWCGGGERQPEQLLPLISKHMEQKEAFLKACTLARRNAEVFLKYIHRNSVTMANISGHSITVSGVTEVTGHSRVPEQQVKGILSELLQRENRVLHFWTLKKRRLDQCQQYVMFQSHAQQALDWLQQSGDHYLATHTSPGATMVETQELLNQHREFCVSAKHTQEKVHLLIQLAESMLAKGHAHRTELRRCVSTVDKRYRDFTVRVGQYRHLLETALGGCSQDNKDLELELIPNSLSDSDPEVNLSDPSHQVSDEKRRSARKKEYIMAELLQTERVYVRDLQECIETYLWEMTSGSEDVPPGLTNKDDIVFGNIQDIYEFHNSIFLKELENYEQLPEDVGHCFVTWADKFHMYVTYCRNKPDSSLLIQQHGVGFFEEVQRRHGLANSISSALIKPVQRITKYQLLLKELLACCEEGKGEIKEGLDVMLSVPKRANDAMHVSMLEGLEEGLEVQGELLLQDSFLVWEPKSLIRKGRDRHLFLFELSLIFSKEIKDSSGRTKYLYKSRLRTSELGVTEHIEGDPCKFALWVGRTPTSDNKTVLKASSLELKQEWVRSIRQVIQERRGHLRGALREPIPLPKTPNPTLGRQRSITRRETSEDADSLGDASSQPDTVSIASRTSQNTADSDKLSGGCELVVVLLDFSSGGPGELSVRCGQTVELVERSADRPGWCLVRTTDQSPQQEGLLPMSALCLSHSHSAADMEGLIPASTTSSSTSSTCTTTSNSCNSSSTTTTTSNSSSVSAARDSALYSSEGSGLHTQTSSQTATSPTVYGGVGGPGGAVGSPGPKRSGSGTGNTLKRWLTSPVRRLSQGKADGQKKPPIRTRRRDNRPELTAQLSGNSQALSVSLTLQKARKEEAAHSGGEEEPEEESHTLLPPPMQIIKDPNNPEALDSDQGSNESDTEQRNKALRGRMFVVNEMIQSEKDYVKDLGVIVEGFMSRLEVRGIPEDMAGKDKIVFGNIQQIYDWHRDFFLVELERCVQNHDLLADLFIRHERRLHMYVVYCQNKPKSEFIVIEYENFFEEIQHEISCRMSISDYLIKPIQRITKYQLLLKDFLKYTSKAGLDCEEIEKAVELMSLVPKRCNDMMNLGRLQGYEGKLTSQGKLLQQETFCVWEQDGGVLSRSKERRVFLFEQIVIFSELLRKGSNNPGYQFKNSIKVTYLAMQDSVDGDPCKFVLWSRGSAERFTLQASSASIKMTWVETIAALLDAQNNFLSALQSPIEYQRKEGGISVTRPLSSGRPPSAPPTPNGHAPQSPPDGEQDDQELVPVLQDFVAVREDEISVFRGEKVQILASNQQGQSLVYRPANSDSPAAEGWVPRSVLSTH, encoded by the exons atgaaTCCGgcggatggaggaggagaagcggGCCCGGACGGCCTGGCGACGGCAg gtccAGGTAAAGCGGAGTGTGTGCGTGCGGTGGACGTCCTGACGGTGCTCAGAGAGAAAGTGGCCTTCGTGTCag GTGGGCGGGACAAACGAGGCGGCCCAATCCTGACCTTCCCTGCCAGGACTAATCATGATCGAATAAAGCAGGAGGACCTGAGCCGGCTGGTCACGTACCTGTCCACCATCCCCAG TGAGGACGTGCGTGCCCGTGGCTTCACCGTGGTGGTGGACATGCGTGGCAGTAAGTGGGACAGCGTGAAGCCGGTGCTGAGGACGCTGCAGGAGTCCTTCTCCGCCCACATCCACACGGCGCTGCTCATCAAACCCGACACCTTCTGGCAGAAACACAAGACCAACCTGGGCAGCGCCAAGCTCAGCTTCGAG ACCAGCCTGGTGTCGGTGGAGGGCCTGTCCCGCCTCGTCGACCCCTCCCAGCTGACGGCGGACCTGGGCGGCTCGCTGGAGTACGACCATGTGGAGTGGACCGAGCTGCGTCTGGGCCTGGAGGAATTCTCAGGGGCAGCTACGCAGCTGCTGGCccagctggagcagctggaggccGGACTGAACCGCACCCCAGAGCCCCAGGACGTGGACGAGGCCCGGAG ACTCCTGGAGGAACACGCCCGCCTCCGGAACACCATCGCCACTGCACCAGTCGACGCCCTCGATCGGGAGGGGCGGAGCTTGCTCCAGCGCATGCGTCTGGGCCCCACCCACAGCGATGCCTCTAATGAAGGCGGTGGTGGAAGCCACGGCAGCTGGCTGTCAGGCGGCGCAGACTTCCAGAGCGTGGCGCCGAAGGTGTCGTCTCTGCTGGACCGGCTGCAGGCGGCGCGCGGACacctgctgcagagctggagcGACAAGAAGCTGCACCTGGACCAGGCGCTGCAGCTGCACCTGTTCGAGCAGGACGCCACCAAG atgtcGGAGTGGATCGCCCACAGTAAGGAGTTATTCATGCAGAGCCTGGCAGAGGTCGGTCAGAACCACCAGCACGCCGTCGACCTCCAGACACAACACCAGCACTTCACCGCCAACTGcatg aacggCAGTGTGAACGTGGACAGTGTGGTTACTGTGGCGGCGAGGCTGGCAGAGGCCGGCCACTATGGAGCGGAGAGGATCGCCTTGGTGTCGTCAAGGTTACAGGAGGACTGGAAGTCCCTGACCACGGCACTGGAGGAGCGCAGCAACACGCTCGCCATGGCGACCGGCttccaccagggggcagaaCAG TTCCTGCTCCGGGTCCAGGGCTGGGTTCAGCTGTGCTCCGAGGGGGCGTTGCCATCGGCAACAGCAGAGCTGGAAGCTGCCATAAAAAAACACCAGGAGCTCAACGAGGAGATCTCTGCCAACTACACACAG gtcagtgagaGCGGTAAAGCCTTATTGGAGGTCCTCCAGCGTTGCCCAGCGACCGAGTCTGAGGAATCAGCGACCAAACCGGACTTCACTACTGCAACGCATTGCATCATGGGAGTTCTGCATCAGGTGATGCAG GGTCACCATGAGGTGGAGGGGGCGTGGCAGCACCGGAAGCTCCGCCTCCACCAGCGCCTGCAGCTGTGCGTGTTCCAGCAGGACGTCAAACAG GTGCTGGACTGGGTGGAGCAGCACGGCGAGGTCTTCCTCAACAAACACACCGGCGTGGGGAAGTCGCTGCACCGAGCGCGAGCGCTGCAGAAACGCCACGACGACTTCCAGCAGGTCGCCCAG aacacTTACACCAATGCAGAGAAGCTCCTGGAGGCTGCGGACCAGCTGGCTCAGTCTGGagagtgtgaggaggaggagatctACCAGGCAGCACGAGACCTGGAGCTCCGCATGCAG gccttcatccagcgtgttgaacagaggaagctgctgctggaccTCGCTGTGtccttctacacacacacaaaggag ctgtcGGCGTGGATGGAGGGCCTCCAGAAGCAGCTCTCCTCGGACCTCCTCGTCTGTCCCGACACGGTGGAGGCCCTGCAGACTCTGatcagtcagcagcagcagcagcaggccaacACACAG GAAGCTGCGATGAGTGTCATCCGGGAAGGAGAAGACCTCATCCTGCAACTCAG ACCTCAGGGCAGCTCGGTGGGCCACGTGGAGTCGGTGCTGCAGCAGTTGGAGGAGTCTCACGTCCAGCTGGAGGAACTGTTCCACCAGAGGAAGATCCGCCTGGACGTCTACCTGCAGCTCCGCATCCTGCAGCAGTGCACGCTGGAG GTAACTGGGGAGATGGACGCTTGGAAGCAGGACCTGCAGAAACAGACCCAGGACTTCTCCACCGAGAAGCTGGCGTCTCCTCGGCTAGCCGACACGAACCAGGACAAGCTGTCCCAGGAGAAGCTGACGCTGGGCCAGTCGCGGTTGGTGGAGGCTAACCCTGAGGCGCTAACGCTAGCACAGCAGCGCATTCACAG gCACATGGAGCGCCGGCTGGCGATGAACAACATGATCTATGAGGTCATCCAGCAAGGTCACGACCTTCAGCAGTACATCACAGAGGTGCAGGCATCAG gtatcgAGCTgtcagaggtggagggaggccTTTCCTCtcaggtggaggagctgcagcgcctcctgcaggacaaacagaaggagctgcagcagatcgcagatcacacacacacacacctggagcaGAACCTGCAGCTGAGACACCTGCAGAGTCAGGTCaaacag GTGCTGGGCTGGATCTCGGAGGGGGAGGTCATGCTGTCGTCCTGCATGTTGAActccagctgtctgtctgaggccgagcagctgcagagggagCACGAGCGCCTCCAGCAGGCCATTGAG GCGCTGCTGCACGCCGACTCCCTGCAGAGGACCCACCAGGTGGCGCTGGCTCTGCAGCAGAGGGCGGAGCTGCTGGTCAG GTCGGGACACTACGACCCGGACGCTGTGAGGTCCTGTGCCCAGACGGTGGCGCTGCACTGGCAGACGCTGATGCTGAGGATCGAGGACAGGCTCAAACTGGTCAACGCCTCCGCCGCCTTCTACAGGACGTCACAGCAG GTGTGCGGCGTCCTGGAGAGTCTGGAGCAGGAGTACCGGCGGGAGGAGGactggtgtggaggaggagagaggcagccggagcagctgctgccactCATCAGCAAGCACATGGAGCAGAAGGAGGCCTTCCTGAAG GCCTGTACTTTGGCGAGACGGAACGCTGAAGTTTTTCTGAAGTATATTCACCGTAACAGCGTTACCATGGCGAACATCTCCGGCCACAGCATCACCGTCTCCGGGGTAACCGAGGTCACTGGGCACTCCAGGGTGCCGGAGCAGCAGGTCAAAG ggaTCCTCAGcgagctgctgcagagggagAACCGCGTGCTTCACTTCTGGACGCTGAAGAAACGCAGGCTGGATCAGTGCCAGCAGTACGTGATGTTCCAGAGCCACGCCCAGCAG GCCTTGGATTGGCTGCAGCAGTCAGGTGACCACTACTTGGCCACACACACGTCGCCGGGGGCAACAATGGTGGAGACACAGGAGCTGCTGAACCAGCACAGAGAGTTCTGCGTTTCCGCCAAG CACACGCAGGAAAAGGTCCACCTCCTCATCCAGCTGGCTGAGAGCATGCTGGCTAAAGGCCACGCCCACCGCACCGAGCTGCGCCGCTGCGTGTCCACGGTGGACAAACGTTACCGCGACTTCACCGTCAGGGTGGGACAGTACCGCCACCTGCTGGAGACGGCGCTGGGCGGCTGCTCACAG GACAACAAGGacctggagctggagctcatcCCCAACAGCCTGTCAGACTCCGACCCCGAGGTCAACCTGTCCGACCCGAGTCACCAGGTCAGCGACGAGAAGAGACGCTCCGCCCGCAAGAAGGA GTACATCATGGCGGAgctcctgcagacagagagggtcTACGTCAGAGACCTGCAGGAGTGCATCGAG ACGTACCTGTGGGAGATGACGAGCGGCTCGGAGGACGTCCCTCCCGGCCTCACCAACAAGGACGACATCGTGTTCGGGAACATTCAGGACATCTACGAGTTCCACAACAG tatTTTCCTGAAGGAGCTGGAAAACTACGAGCAGCTTCCTGAGGACGTGGGACACTGCTTCGTTACCTGG GCTGATAAGTTCCACATGTACGTGACGTACTGCAGGAACAAACCCGACTCCAGTCTACTGATCCAACAACACGGCGTGGGATTCTTCGAG gaggtgcagaggaggcACGGCCTGGCAAACTCCATCTCCTCAGCGCTCATCAAACCCGTTCAGAGGATCACCAAATACCAGCTGCTGCTCAAG gagctgctggccTGCTGTGAGGAGGGCAAAGGTGAGATAAAGGAAGGCCTGGATGTGATGCTGAGCGTCCCAAAGAGAGCTAACGATGCTATGCACGTTAGCATGCTGGAAG GTCTGGAGGAGGGTCTGGAGGTGCAGGGCGAGCTCCTCCTGCAGGACTCCTTCCTGGTGTGGGAGCCCAAGTCTCTGATCAGGAAGGGGCGGGACCGACACCTCTTCCTCTTCGAGCTGTCCCTCATCTTCAGCAAGGAGATCAAGGACTCGTCTGGACGGACCAAGTACCTGTACAAGAGCAGACTGAGG acctCAGAGCTGGGAGTGACGGAGCACATCGAGGGGGACCCCTGTAAGTTCGCACTGTGGGTTGGACGGACGCCGACCTCAGACAACAAGACGGTCCTGAAG GCGTCGTCCCTGGAGCTGAAGCAGGAGTGGGTCCGGAGCATCCGGCAGGTGATCCAGGAGAGGCGGGGCCACCTGCGGGGGGCGCTCAGGGAGCCCATCCCCCTGCCGAAGACACCCAACCCCACCCTGGGACGCCAGCGCAGCATCACACGGAG ggagaCGAGCGAGGACGCAGACAGCCTGGGTGACGCCAGCAGTCAGCCCGACACCGTCTCCATCGCATCACGAACGTCACAGAACACGGCCGACAGCGacaag CTGTCCGGAGGCTGCGAGTtagtggtggtgctgctggacttcaGCTCCGGGGGACCAGGAGAGCTCAGCGTCCGCTGCGGTCAGAcggtggagctggtggagcgCTCGGCGGACCGGCCCGGGTGGTGCCTGGTCAGAACCACAGATCAGTCACCACAGCAG GAGGGTCTGCTGCCGATGAGCGCCCTCTGCCTGTCACACTCTCACAGTGCAGCCGACATGGAGGGGCTCATCCCGGCCTCCACCACATCCTCCAGTACCTCATCcacctgcaccaccacctcAAACTCCTGCAACTCTTCctccactaccaccaccacctcaaACTCCTCCTCCGTCAGCGCTGCAAGGG actcGGCTCTGTACAGCTCGGAGGGTTCGGGCCTCCACACTCAGACCTCCAGCCAAA CCGCCACCTCACCCACGGTGTACGGCGGGGTCGGAGGTCCAGGGGGCGCCGTGGGCTCACCGGGGCCCAAACGCAGCGGATCAGGAACCGGAAACACCCTGAAG CGATGGCTGACCAGTCCAGTCCGGAGGCTCAGTCAGGGCAAAGCTGACGGGCAGAAGAAACCTCCAATCAGAACCAGGAGGCGGGACAACCGCCCAGAGCTGACCGCGCAGCTCAGCGGGAACTCTCAGGCT ctgagtgtgtctctgactctgcagaagGCCAGGAAGGAGGAGGCGGCGCATAGTGGCGGGGAGgaggagccagaggaggaaAGCCACACCCTTCTACCACCACCCATGCAGATCATCAAAGACCCCAACAACCCCGAG gctctgGATTCAGATCAGGGATCCAACGAGTCGGACACCGAGCAGAGAAACAAAGCGCTGCGAGGACGCAT GTTCGTCGTCAACGAGATGATCCAATCAGAGAAGGACTACGTGAAGGACCTGGGAGTGATCGTGGAG gGCTTCATGTCCCGGCTGGAGGTCCGAGGGATCCCAGAGGACATGGCGGGAAAAGACAAGATCGTCTTCGGTAACATCCAGCAGATCTACGACTGGCACCGCGA cttcTTCCTTGTAGAGTTGGAGCGCTGCGTTCAGAACCATGACCTGCTGGCCGACCTCTTCATCAGACAC gagcGCCGTCTGCACATGTACGTGGTTTACTGTCAGAACAAGCCCAAGTCCGAGTTCATCGTCATCGAGTACGAGAACTTCTTTGAG GAGATCCAGCacgagatcagctgcaggatgtCTATCAGCGACTACCTGATCAAGCCCATCCAGAGAATCACCAAGTACCAGCTGCTGCTCAAG gactTCCTTAAGTACACATCCAAAGCGGGGCTGGACTGCGAGGAGATCGAG aaagcGGTGGAGCTGATGTCACTGGTTCCTAAACGCTGCAACGACATGATGAACCTGGGCCGCCTGCAGGGATACGAG gggAAGCTGACCTCTCAGgggaagctgctgcagcaggagacCTTCTGTGTGTGGGAGCAAGATGGCGGCGTTTTGTCTCGCAGCAAAGAGCGGCGCGTCTTCCTGTTTGAGCAGATCGTCATCTTCAGCGAGCTGCTGCGAAAAGGCTCCAACAACCCTGGATACCAGTTCAAGAACAGTATCAAG gtgaCTTACCTGGCCATGCAGGACAGCGTGGACGGCGATCCCTGTAAGTTCGTGTTGTGGTCTCGCGGCTCAGCCGAGCGCTTCACGCTTCAGGCGTCTTCTGCCAGCATCAAGATGACCTGGGTGGAGACCATCGCCGCCCTGCTGGACGCTCAGAACAACTTCCTGTCAG CGCTCCAGTCTCCCATTGAGTACCAGAGGAAAGAAGGCGGGATCTCTGTGACCCGCCCACTGTCGTCAGGACGACCACCATCTGCCCCGCCCACTCCTAATGGCCACGCCCCTCAGTCGCCTCCTGATGGCGAGCAGGACGACCAG GAACTGGTCCCCGTGCTGCAGGACTTCGTGGCCGTGAGAGAGGACGAGATCTCCGTGTTCCGGGGGGAGAAGGTCCAGATTCTGGCGTCCAACCAGCAAGGACAGAGCCTGGTTTACAGGCCGGCCAACAGCGACTCGCCGGCCGCCGAAGGCTGGGTGCCACGGAGCGTGctcagcacacactga